A region from the Metarhizium brunneum chromosome 7, complete sequence genome encodes:
- the nimE gene encoding G2/mitotic-specific cyclin-B, whose protein sequence is MPPGTRTSRQRLVSSENDENSSTRLTRAKAAALNVDELAMPTKGALQPKKSAANLGNAGVQRKRAALGDVSNVNKSEAVEGKKAGGKVGLVSKASHPTGVQKTTTRTATARSALGVKELNKAEARRGGSGTIGAGPKRKVASTANKDQDDVATGESQPLRKKTQTHKSVDLVRDENHAPVAQLKQETTDDEDKLVPPEGVNVIEEDDWDDPLMVAEYATEIFEYLRDLECRSVPNPDYMSHQDDLEWKTRGILIDWLIEVHTRFHLLPETLFLAVNIIDRFLSAKVVQLDRLQLVGITAMFIASKYEEVLSPHVENFKRITDNGFSEAEILSAERFLLSTLNYDLSYPNPMNFLRRVSKADNYDIQSRTIGKYLMEISLLDHRFMSFRPSHCAAAAMYLARMMLDRGPWDEILAYYAGYDKQEVQPLVDLMVDYLARPVVHEAFFKKYASKKFLKASILARQWARKNAALFGITDTELSLDQISS, encoded by the exons ATGCCTCCCGGT ACTCGTACCTCTCGTCAGCGTCTCGTGTCAAGCGAGAACGACGAGAACAGCTCGACGCGTCTTACACGAGCCAAGGCCGCGGCTCTCAACGTGGACGAGCTCGCCATGCCAACAAAGGGTGCCTTGCAGCCCAAAAAGTCGGCCGCCAACCTCGGCAACGCTGGCGTTCAACGGAAGCGTGCTGCACTCGGCGATGTCAGCAACGTCAACAAGTCCGAAGCTGTAGAAGGGAAGAAGGCTGGTGGCAAGGTCGGGCTCGTCTCCAAGGCTTCCCATCCAACTGGTGTCCAGAAGACCACTACTCGCACCGCTACTGCCCGGAGCGCCCTCGGCGTGAAGGAATTGAACAAAGCCGAAGCAAGACGCGGTGGTTCGGGAACCATAGGGGCTGGGCCAAAGCGAAAAGTCGCGTCCACTGCCAACAAAGATCAGGATGATGTTGCTACCGGAGAATCCCAGCCCCTCAGAAAAAAGACACAAACTCACAAGTCAGTGGACCTGGTCCGTGACGAGAATCACGCCCCTGTTGCCCAACTAAAACAGGAGACCACCGATGACGAGGATAAGCTGGTTCCGCCTGAGGGAGTCAATGTTATCGAAGAGGATGACTGGGATGACCCTCTCATGGTTGCTGAATATGCCACGGAGATTTTTGAATATCTGCGCGATCTTGAATGTCGCTCTGTTCCCAACCCCGACTACATGTCACACCAAGACGACCTTGAATGGAAGACGCGCGGTATTCTCATTGACTGGCTCATTGAGGTGCACACAAGATTTCACTTGCTACCAGAGACTCTCTTCCTTGCCGTCAACATTATTGATCGCTTCCTCTCCGCCAAGGTTGTTCAGCTTGACCGTCTGCAGCTTGttggcatcaccgccatgTTCATTGCGTCCAAGTATGAGGAGGTCTTGTCGCCACACGTCGAGAATTTCAAGCGTATTACCGATAATGGTTTCAGTGAAGCCGAGATTTTATCCGCAGAGCGGTTTCTGCTCAGCACCCTCAACTATGACCTCAGCTACCCCAACCCCATGAACTTCCTTCGCCGGGTGTCGAAGGCGGACAACTATGACATCCAGTCTCGCACAATTGGCAAATATCTCATGGAAATTAGTCTCCTCGACCATCGCTTCATGTCCTTCCGACCGAGTCACtgtgctgctgccgccatgTACCTGGCTCGCATGATGCTGGACCGAGGTCCATGG GATGAGATTCTTGCTTACTACGCTGGATATGACAAGCAAGAGGTCCAGCCTCTGGTTGATCTGATGGTTGACTATCTTGCCCGCCCCGTGGTTCACGAAGCATTCTTCAAGAAGTATGCCAGCAAAAAGTTCCTCAAAG CCTCCATCCTTGCTCGCCAATGGGCCCGGAAGAACGCGGCTCTGTTTGGCATCACAGACACGGAGCTGTCTCTTGACCAGATATCATCATGA
- the RML2 gene encoding mitochondrial 54S ribosomal protein uL2m yields MIAPRLPLSAVTRGLHRLTFNQSAIRAYATSKSKVSSDDSGLSSASLMNAAETRGSQSVILRTYKPRTPGVRHLRRPVNDHLWKGRPFLPLTYPKKGQGKGGRNVHGRITVRHRGGGAKRRIRTVDFERWRPGPHLVDRIEYDPGRSAHIALVTEQATGQKSYILASEGLRAGDIVHSYRSGIPQDLLDSMGGIIDPGILAARTAFRGNCLPMHMIPVGTQVFAVGSAAKRGAVFCRSAGTSATVVNKNEETRDDGTKIMTGKYVEVRLQSGEVRRVSKNACATIGVASNVHHHYRQLGKAGRSRWLNIRPTVRGVAMNKVDHPHGGGRGKSKSNRNPVTPWGRPTKSGYKTRRTHNVNKWVVTPRPRNHGKRRDKRSSKE; encoded by the exons ATGATTGCTCCAAGATTACCGCTCTCCGCGGTTACCAGGGGCTTGCATCGACTGACGTTTAATCAATCCGCCATACGTGCATATGCAACGTCCAAATCCAAAGTCAGTTCCGACGACAGCGGACTCTCTAGCGCATCTCTCATGAATGCTGCGGAAACTCGAGGCTCACAGTCCGTCATTCTCCGAACGTACAAGCCCCGGACTCCCGGTGTGCGACACTTGAGACGTCCCGTCAACGACCACTTGTGGAAGGGCAGGCCGTTTCTCCCATTAACGTACCCAAAGaagggccaaggcaaaggTGGACGAAACGTACATGGACGCATCACCGTAAGACACCGAGGAGGCGGTGCGAAGCGGAGAATACGCACAGTCGACTTTGAGCGGTGGAGGCCAGGTCCGCATCTGGTAGACCGAATTGAATACGATCCTGGACGAAGTGCACACATTGCACTGGTCACGGAGCAGGCCACGGGCCAGAAGTCATACATTCTGGCTTCTGAGGGTCTACGGGCCGGTGACATTGTGCACAGTTATCGCTCAGGTATTCCGCAGGATCTGCTAGACAGCATGGGTGGCATTATTGATCCGGGTATTCTGGCTGCTCGAACGGCGTTCCGTGGAAACTGCTTGCCCATGCACATGATTCCCGTTGGCACGCAAGTCTTTGCGGTTGGCTCTGCTGCGAAGCGCGGCGCCGTGTTTTGCCGCAGTGCCGGGACCTCGGCTACGGTGGTGAACAAGAATGAGGAGACGAGGGATGACGGCACCAAGATCATGACAGGCAAGTATGTTGAGGTCCGCCTCCAGAGTGGTGAAGTGCGGCGAGTTAGCAAGAATGCCTGCGCAACCATTGGCGTTGCCAGCAACGTCCACCACCACTACCGACAGCTCGGAAAGGCTGGACGAAGCCGATGGCTGAACATTCGACCGACGGTTCGTGGTGTGGCCATGAACAAGG TTGACCATCCTCACGGTGGTGGCCGTGGAAAGTCCAAGAGCAACCGAAACCCAGTCACACCATGGGGTAGACCT ACCAAGAGCGGTTACAAGACGCGGCGCACGCATAACGTCAACAAATGGGTTGTCACGCCCCGACCTCGCAACCACGGCAAGCGACGAGACAAGCGATCATCAAAGGAATAG
- the THO3 gene encoding THO complex subunit 3 has protein sequence MAPVLRARQSLPKDKFSSYFGGLRSQPYNDPNSSRGGSHTLRAIAWNPLGTLVATGSADKTLRVWNPEKPHVKFSTELKGHQASVEKVAFNPTKDAELCSVSADGVVKFWDVRTKECFNEVKGLGDALSLVWAPDGETLIVGNKADNIYVLSPRQSTPLSSHQQSMQTNQIAFCFSGTKIFLTTSEGRIRILSYPDFQPLLMQARGGEDHEYMLNGHTSSCLTVEMQPTARYLATGGSDSIIALWDTSDWLCQRTLTRMTGPVRSISFTFDGSYVVGGSDEGSGLEVSHVETGEHVHTFKTASSSPVVAWAPTRYCLAYSDLGILRIVGVDVDRK, from the exons ATGGCGCCGGTCCTGCGGGCACGACAGAGCttgcccaaggacaagttctCGTCGTACTTTGGCGGCTTGCGCAGCCAGCCTTATAACGATCCCAACTCGTCTCGGGGCGGTTCGCACAC ACTGAGAGCTATTGCGTGGAATCCGCTGGGGACGTTGGTGGCGACGGGGTCTGCGGACAAGACCTTGCGAGTTT GGAACCCTGAGAAACCGCACGTCAAGTTCTCGACGGAGCTCAAGGGCCACCAGGCGTCTGTGGAGAAAGTGGCATTTAACCCGACAAAGGACGCGGAGCTGTGTAGCGTGAGCGCGGATGGCGTCGTCAAGTTTTGGGATGTCAGGACCAAGGAATGCTTCAACGAGGTCAAGGGCTTGGGCGACGCGTTGAGTCTGGTCTGGGCGCCGGACGGGGAGACGTTGATTGTGGGCAACAAG GCTGACAACATCTACGTCCTCTCGCCGCGGCAGTCGACGCCGCTGTCCTCGCACCAGCAGAGCATGCAGACTAACCAGATAGCGTTCTGCTTCAGCGGCACCAAGATATTCCTCACCACGTCCGAGGGCCGGATCCGCATATTGTCGTATCCTGATTTTCAGCCTCTTTTGATGCAGGCCCggggcggcgaggaccaCGAGTACATGCTCAATGGACATACCTCGTCGTGCTTGACGGTTGAGATGCAGCCCACCGCGAGGTATTTGGCCACGGGCGGCTCGGATTCTATTATTGCGCTGTGGGATACCAGCGATTGGTTGTGCCAGAGGACGTTGACGAGAATGACTGGCCCGGTGAGGAGTATAA GCTTCACGTTTGATGGGAGCTACGTGGTTGGCGGTAGCGACGAGG GGAGCGGCCTGGAGGTGTCGCACGTAGAAACAGGCGAGCACGTTCACACATTTAAGACGGCGAGTTCGTCGCCTGTGGTTGCATGGGCTCCGACTCGCTACTGTCTGGCATACAGCGACCTGGGTATTCTTCGAATCGTCGGCGTGGACGTTGACAGGAAATAA